Proteins from one Brevibacillus humidisoli genomic window:
- a CDS encoding nucleoside recognition domain-containing protein, which yields MITAESWKKGLGSGMETTWRLGKVIFPITLIITILQHTPVIDWIVKLFAPVMSLFGLSGDAALILVLGNVLNLYAAIGAMLTMTMSVKEVFILSVMLSFSHNLFVESAVASRIGVKTWIIVSVRLGLAFLSGILINLLWRGGAETAVYGIVPEKQAELNGWLEIGWHGLQTALIGIIQLAVIVIPLMIGIQLLKDVKALPYLAKGLAPFTRTLGVSEKTGVTLMAGLIFGIAYGAGAMIQAAKEDNLSKKDLYLTSLFLVACHAVIEDTLLFVPLGVNGFLLLGLRFVGAVVLTVITAKIWTHMENKGHRLQQGGAV from the coding sequence ATGATTACTGCGGAATCGTGGAAAAAAGGGCTTGGTTCCGGTATGGAAACCACCTGGCGGCTGGGCAAAGTCATCTTTCCGATTACGCTGATCATCACGATCCTGCAGCATACTCCGGTGATTGATTGGATTGTGAAACTGTTTGCACCTGTGATGAGTCTGTTTGGATTGTCGGGCGATGCGGCCTTGATCCTCGTGCTGGGCAACGTGCTCAACTTGTACGCAGCGATTGGTGCGATGCTGACGATGACGATGTCGGTCAAGGAGGTTTTCATTCTCTCTGTTATGCTCAGCTTCAGCCACAACCTGTTTGTGGAATCAGCGGTGGCGAGCAGGATCGGCGTCAAGACCTGGATTATCGTTTCGGTCCGGCTCGGTCTCGCTTTTCTGTCGGGGATCTTGATCAATCTGCTCTGGCGAGGTGGAGCGGAGACGGCAGTCTATGGCATCGTTCCAGAGAAACAAGCGGAATTGAATGGATGGCTTGAGATTGGTTGGCATGGTTTGCAGACAGCGCTGATCGGGATTATCCAACTGGCGGTGATTGTAATCCCGCTGATGATCGGCATCCAACTGCTGAAGGATGTCAAGGCACTTCCTTATCTGGCAAAAGGACTTGCGCCTTTTACCCGCACACTTGGGGTTTCCGAAAAAACGGGGGTTACCCTGATGGCCGGTCTAATCTTCGGGATCGCGTACGGAGCGGGTGCGATGATCCAGGCAGCGAAGGAAGACAACTTGTCCAAAAAAGATCTCTATCTCACGTCCCTTTTTCTGGTGGCTTGCCACGCCGTCATAGAAGATACACTCTTGTTCGTCCCGCTCGGGGTAAATGGATTTTTGCTGCTGGGCCTGCGATTTGTCGGTGCCGTCGTGCTGACTGTGATCACGGCAAAAATCTGGACACACATGGAAAACAAAGGACACCGCCTGCAGCAGGGGGGAGCGGTGTAA
- a CDS encoding low molecular weight protein-tyrosine-phosphatase: protein MIRVLFVCLGNICRSPMAEAVFQHLVEEAGLSEHIRTDSAGLGGWHAGAKPHRGTRQVLSAKGIRHDWLTARQIVPADFEQFDYIVCMDEENLSELRRIAPQGKKVFRLLDFAPESNEQNVEDPYYTGRFEYVYQLVEAGCSSLLQRIREEHTLQG from the coding sequence ATGATACGTGTTTTATTCGTTTGTCTGGGCAATATCTGTCGTTCTCCGATGGCCGAAGCGGTATTTCAACACCTCGTTGAAGAAGCAGGTTTGTCAGAGCATATCCGTACTGATTCTGCCGGGCTGGGCGGCTGGCACGCCGGAGCCAAGCCGCACAGGGGGACGCGTCAGGTGCTGTCTGCCAAGGGCATCCGGCATGATTGGCTTACGGCTCGACAGATTGTCCCCGCAGACTTCGAGCAATTCGACTATATCGTCTGCATGGATGAAGAAAATCTCTCGGAGCTGAGGCGAATCGCTCCGCAAGGGAAGAAGGTTTTCCGCCTGCTCGATTTCGCACCTGAGAGCAACGAGCAAAACGTGGAAGACCCCTACTACACCGGCCGGTTTGAGTACGTCTATCAACTGGTCGAGGCCGGCTGCAGCAGTCTCTTGCAAAGGATTCGCGAAGAGCACACTCTGCAGGGGTAG
- the trpS gene encoding tryptophan--tRNA ligase, with the protein MKTIFSGIQPSGIITLGNYLGALKQFVELQQDYRCYFCIVNQHAITVPQEPAQLRQNIRRLAALYLAAGLDPQQVTLFVQSEVPAHAKLGWIMMCTAYVGELERMTQYKDKSQGRGEAIPGGLLVYPPLMTADILLYDTDFVPVGDDQKQHLELTRDLAERFNRRYGPLFQVPEIRIPRSGARIMSLQEPTKKMSKSDPNPGGYIGLLDEPDTIVKKIKRAQTDSDNIIRYDREQKPGISNLLSIYSSLSGKALEQIEQEYSGKGYGSLKSDLAELVVQALAPLQQRYHELIDSQELDQILDQGAARANEAANRKLLEVEQVMGLSRKSF; encoded by the coding sequence ATGAAAACCATTTTTTCGGGCATTCAACCGAGCGGCATCATCACACTGGGCAATTATCTAGGTGCCCTCAAACAGTTCGTGGAACTGCAGCAGGATTACCGCTGCTATTTCTGTATCGTCAACCAGCACGCGATCACGGTGCCGCAGGAACCGGCGCAGTTGCGGCAAAACATACGCAGGCTGGCCGCACTCTACCTGGCCGCGGGTCTCGATCCGCAGCAGGTGACGCTGTTTGTCCAGTCTGAGGTGCCTGCACACGCCAAGCTGGGTTGGATCATGATGTGCACCGCTTATGTAGGTGAACTGGAACGAATGACGCAATACAAGGACAAATCACAGGGGCGAGGTGAAGCAATCCCCGGCGGCCTGCTGGTCTACCCGCCATTGATGACCGCCGATATCTTGCTGTATGATACCGATTTTGTACCGGTTGGCGATGATCAAAAGCAGCACCTGGAATTGACCAGGGACCTGGCTGAACGCTTCAACCGACGGTATGGTCCGCTGTTTCAGGTGCCGGAGATTCGTATACCCAGATCAGGAGCGCGGATCATGTCGCTGCAGGAGCCGACCAAAAAAATGAGCAAATCTGATCCCAATCCGGGCGGGTATATCGGGCTGCTGGACGAACCGGATACTATTGTCAAAAAGATCAAGCGGGCACAGACTGATTCGGACAACATCATCCGCTATGACCGGGAGCAAAAGCCGGGCATCTCCAATCTGCTCAGCATCTATTCGTCTCTCAGTGGAAAAGCGCTGGAGCAGATTGAACAGGAGTACAGCGGAAAAGGGTACGGCAGCTTGAAATCGGATCTGGCCGAGCTGGTGGTACAGGCTCTGGCGCCACTGCAGCAGCGATACCACGAGTTGATAGATTCGCAGGAATTGGACCAGATCCTCGATCAGGGTGCAGCCAGGGCTAACGAGGCGGCCAATCGCAAGCTGCTTGAGGTGGAGCAAGTGATGGGATTATCCAGGAAATCGTTTTAG
- a CDS encoding exo-beta-N-acetylmuramidase NamZ family protein, translating into MKRWCSLALAGVLALVCTIGPTGTDSAVSAEREGPKQNHGRDHGVKNGIDVLLENPELLEGKKVGLITNPTGITQELTHDVDALLQHGVQLVEVYGPEHGVRGTEQAGDIPGTFEDPKTGLPFYNLYGKKPEEIAVLFEDVDVLLFDIQDVGSRFYTYISTMAHAMEAAALQEKPFLVLDRPNPIGGQIVEGPVLEPEYQSFVGIFPIPIRHGMTVGELAQLFNDRFLEEEIGRKAKLQVIQMEGWRRSMWFDDTGLPWVLPSPNMPTLETAMVYPGNGLFEGTNLSEGRGTTRPFELIGAPYIEGWRLAERLNSLNLPGVSFREAYFSPTFSKYKGENVGGVQVYVTDREAYQPVRTALMMIREVKSLYPDQLAWRSDNWIDKLMGTNSVRQALDAGTSVDDIVADWQTELEEFKALRESYLLYH; encoded by the coding sequence GTGAAAAGATGGTGCAGTCTGGCGTTGGCAGGAGTGTTGGCTTTGGTGTGTACGATTGGACCGACTGGCACGGATTCCGCTGTCTCAGCCGAACGGGAGGGACCTAAGCAGAACCACGGGCGGGATCACGGGGTGAAGAACGGCATCGATGTCTTGTTGGAAAACCCCGAGCTGCTGGAAGGCAAAAAAGTGGGCTTGATCACCAACCCGACCGGCATTACGCAGGAGTTGACGCATGATGTGGATGCCTTGCTTCAGCATGGGGTTCAGTTGGTTGAGGTATACGGACCGGAACACGGTGTTCGTGGGACGGAGCAGGCAGGGGATATCCCGGGCACCTTTGAGGATCCCAAAACGGGATTGCCGTTTTATAATTTGTATGGCAAAAAACCGGAAGAGATTGCTGTTTTGTTTGAGGATGTTGATGTCCTTTTGTTTGATATTCAGGACGTAGGGTCTCGTTTCTATACCTATATCTCGACGATGGCACATGCGATGGAAGCGGCTGCCCTGCAGGAGAAACCGTTTCTTGTGCTGGACCGTCCCAATCCGATTGGCGGCCAGATCGTGGAGGGACCGGTACTGGAGCCGGAGTACCAGTCGTTTGTCGGGATATTCCCGATCCCGATTCGTCACGGAATGACGGTGGGGGAACTGGCGCAACTGTTTAATGATCGTTTCCTGGAGGAAGAGATTGGCAGGAAGGCGAAGCTGCAGGTGATTCAGATGGAAGGATGGCGGCGCAGCATGTGGTTTGACGACACGGGTCTGCCTTGGGTGCTCCCCTCTCCCAACATGCCGACACTGGAGACCGCGATGGTTTACCCAGGGAACGGCCTGTTTGAGGGTACCAACCTTTCCGAAGGGCGCGGCACGACTCGTCCCTTTGAACTGATCGGCGCTCCTTACATCGAGGGCTGGCGATTGGCTGAGCGGCTGAACAGCCTCAATCTGCCGGGTGTTTCCTTTCGGGAAGCTTATTTTTCTCCCACATTCTCCAAGTATAAAGGGGAAAACGTCGGAGGTGTTCAGGTGTACGTAACCGATCGTGAGGCCTATCAACCTGTCCGCACTGCCCTCATGATGATCCGTGAGGTAAAAAGCTTGTATCCCGACCAGTTGGCCTGGCGCAGCGACAACTGGATTGACAAGCTGATGGGGACAAACAGCGTGCGGCAGGCGCTTGACGCAGGGACGTCCGTAGACGACATCGTCGCTGACTGGCAGACCGAGTTGGAGGAATTTAAAGCACTGCGAGAATCGTATCTGCTGTATCATTAG
- a CDS encoding flavin-containing monooxygenase, which yields MNRVVDVLVIGAGQAGLAVGYYLRQRGLSCLLLDAAERLGDSWRKRYDSLVLFTPRAYSSLPGFPFPGEPDGLPGKDEVADYLEAYADRFQLPVQMGTAVQRVERVGERFRVITDNGNVEARCVVVATGAFQQPKIPADVRSSQDQVRHLHSAHYRSAQDLQPGSVLVAGGGNTGVQLAIELSHDRPVYLAQGERRTFLPLFLFNKNIFWWFEKLGLLDAHIESWLGKWLSRKNDPVFGWKAQLKQQVRLGRLTLKPKVSLLEGQSVRFADGSTAEVQNVVWCTGYKSDYHWIEIPGVVDGQGQVMHRRGVSQVPGLYFIGLPWQYRRGSALIGGVGRDAAYLTERIAHEINSMQDERQRGAER from the coding sequence ATGAACCGTGTAGTAGATGTATTGGTGATTGGAGCCGGACAAGCGGGATTGGCTGTCGGATACTATTTGCGACAACGAGGACTCTCTTGTCTCCTGCTTGATGCTGCAGAGAGGCTTGGCGATTCCTGGCGCAAGCGCTACGATTCCCTGGTTTTGTTTACGCCCCGAGCCTATAGTTCTTTACCCGGTTTCCCCTTTCCCGGAGAGCCGGATGGTCTGCCGGGCAAAGATGAAGTAGCTGACTACCTGGAAGCCTATGCTGATCGCTTCCAGCTGCCCGTGCAAATGGGCACGGCCGTACAGAGGGTAGAGCGAGTCGGCGAGCGGTTTCGCGTCATTACAGATAACGGAAACGTTGAAGCACGGTGTGTGGTTGTTGCGACGGGAGCTTTCCAACAGCCGAAGATCCCAGCCGATGTGAGAAGCAGTCAGGATCAGGTTCGCCACCTTCACTCAGCTCATTATCGGTCCGCTCAGGATTTGCAGCCAGGTTCGGTGCTGGTGGCAGGCGGCGGCAATACCGGCGTACAGTTGGCGATTGAATTGTCGCATGATCGGCCGGTGTATCTGGCCCAGGGAGAACGCCGCACGTTTTTACCGCTGTTTCTTTTCAACAAAAATATTTTCTGGTGGTTTGAGAAACTAGGCTTGCTGGACGCGCATATCGAATCGTGGCTTGGCAAGTGGCTGAGTAGGAAAAACGACCCTGTTTTTGGCTGGAAAGCACAGTTGAAACAACAGGTTCGACTGGGACGACTCACATTGAAGCCAAAAGTGAGCCTGCTGGAGGGTCAGTCGGTTCGCTTTGCTGACGGAAGTACGGCTGAGGTGCAAAATGTCGTCTGGTGCACCGGCTATAAGAGCGATTATCACTGGATTGAGATTCCGGGAGTGGTAGATGGGCAAGGGCAAGTGATGCACCGCAGAGGGGTGAGCCAGGTACCGGGGCTGTACTTCATCGGGCTGCCCTGGCAGTATCGCAGGGGATCGGCATTGATTGGCGGTGTCGGGCGTGATGCTGCTTATCTGACAGAGCGGATTGCCCACGAGATTAACAGCATGCAAGATGAGCGTCAGAGAGGAGCGGAAAGATGA
- a CDS encoding TetR/AcrR family transcriptional regulator, translated as MKGKFGTKGEASRARLLAAAAGQFAEYGFHGTRVSQIVAAAGLTQAAFYLYFPSKQAVFEELIESFGRELKELADAGRQIAQLQPADVPQVVRDSLQRLFVFFADNPDVTRVALFVAPEAEAFKRQIVTLVMENMRNNQAAGRIRQELAVEVAAECLLGMVERLTQRFLFTREKPPAELADKMADLFLHGILQQSGSAG; from the coding sequence ATGAAAGGAAAGTTCGGAACGAAGGGAGAAGCGAGCCGGGCCAGGCTGCTTGCTGCAGCCGCCGGTCAATTCGCGGAGTATGGGTTCCATGGCACCAGGGTGAGCCAGATCGTTGCTGCTGCCGGACTCACCCAGGCTGCCTTTTACCTCTACTTTCCGAGCAAACAGGCCGTATTTGAAGAGCTGATCGAGAGCTTTGGCCGGGAACTGAAAGAGTTGGCCGATGCCGGTCGGCAGATCGCACAACTGCAACCGGCTGACGTTCCGCAAGTGGTACGCGACAGTTTGCAGCGATTGTTCGTTTTTTTCGCCGACAACCCGGATGTAACCCGGGTCGCGCTCTTCGTCGCTCCTGAGGCGGAAGCGTTCAAGCGGCAGATCGTGACGTTAGTAATGGAAAACATGCGAAACAATCAGGCGGCAGGACGGATTCGCCAGGAACTGGCCGTCGAGGTGGCCGCAGAGTGTTTGCTCGGTATGGTAGAACGACTTACCCAGCGCTTTCTGTTCACCCGGGAGAAACCCCCAGCAGAGCTGGCCGACAAGATGGCTGATCTGTTTTTGCACGGGATATTGCAGCAATCGGGATCAGCCGGGTGA